CCACCGGTGGGCGGCGGGATCCCATTCGAAGCGCTGCACGCCGTGCGGGGGCGGAGACACGGGGCCGTTGGCCAGCACATCGACCAGCCGGTCCGGTGTACCTCCTGCACCGATGTTGTTGACCACGAACGCGCCGCGCCCGCTGACCACCACGGATTGTTCGCTTTGAATGAACTCCGGGAGCGGATCCGGTAGACCGGCGGTCACGTCGATCTGATCGGCGATCCGGTTCGACTTCGTGCCGGGCTTCTGCTGGAAGCCCTCCGGAATCGTGTTGCGCCAGAACGCCACCAGCTTCATGTGATCGGAGCCGTCGGTGATCACGACCAGCTCGTCGTCATCCTTGGTGTAACCCATCAACGTCGGTGTCGAGCCGGTTCCGGAGCCGAATTTGATGGTCGGGGGTTGGCGCCCGGTGTCGTAGGCCGACCACCATGCGCCGTCCGCCTCGTCCTGCGACAGCTGGGATCCGGTCCAGACGATCTTGCGCATCAGCTTGTCGGAGGCGACGTAGATGCCGTTGTGCTCGTCGACCGCCATCGAATTCGAGACTGTCTCGCCATCACCGAACTTGATCTGCTGCAACGGTGCTGACAGATCTCGGTCGATCACCGACAATGATCCGGTGCTGAGCACCAGCAGGTGGCCGTCGTAAGTCATCGAGGTACCGACGATGTTCTCGGGGATGCCGAGGCTGGTGATGTTGCCCGTCAGGTATGGCTTGAAATCGATGCGCGAAGCGATGGTGATGCCGTCCTCGGGCCGCTCGGCGTTTTTCAGCGCGAACTTGATGATCTCCGATTGCTGCGTCACGTAGTAGACGAAGTTGTCGCGATCGACCAGGCTGTAGACGCCATTGGCGATCCGCTGCCAGTTCGCCCCGGCCCAATGGTCGCCGATAGCGGCCTCGATTTGGCCGACTTCGGTGAACCGCTGGTTCAACACCGCGTCGAGCTGCTGCGTGGAAATCGGTTGCACCCCGGGAGCATCCAGCGCGGCAACCTGCTTGAACCCGCCATTGGAGACGTCGACGTAGCGCACACCCGAGCTCGAGGACACCCACCGGTAGTTCGGATCGGTGGACGCCAGCGTGATGATGTTGACCGGGCCGCCGGGAACCCGGGCCAGCTGGGTCGGGTCGAGGTGGAAAGTGCCCCGCGGGATCGGATCGTCGAAGCTGTCCGACTGCGCGGAGTCGATGTGGGTGATGCCGTACTTTGCCGCCGACAGATACGGGTTGGCCGCTGATCCGGTGGGCGGTACCGCGGATTCCTTTCCCGACGGCATTAAACCAGAACCGCATCCGCTCAGCGCCATGAGCGCTGCCGCGGCCAACGCCGTGCGCGTCCGTGCTCGCTGCGCCATACCAGCGGATGTTAATCCGCTAGCCGTGCCACGGATGCCAAACGCGGACCCCGGTCAGAAGGTGAACCGAGTGCAGTCGGTCGGGAACGCGAACCAGGCCAGTGCTCGCCGGGGGATGAGCATGCGCAGTCCGCCGCCGTCCTGCCCCGACCACGCATCGGGGCCGGGAGCGTACTGGGGGTGGTATTTCTCAAACGCGGTCGCGAGCCGGGCGCCGAGGTCTTCCGGGTCTGCTGAGGTCGCGGTGGAGACGCCCTCGACGATCACCACCTGCGTGCCGCTTTCCAGCGTCAGGGTGCAGGCCGGATTGCCTTGGAGGTTGCGTGCGTGGCGGGTCGTTGGTGCGCCGTCGTAGTAGAACCGGCCGTCGAGCCACACCCCCCAACGCGGCACCGAGTGCGGGGTGCCGTCCGGGCGCACCGTGCTCAACCAGTAGTGCTGGGATGCGGTCAGTCGCTGTTCCACGTCTGACCAGCTCAACAAACCCTCTGCTGAACTTGGCAATCCGTAACCCTCGGGCAGGATGGGACGTGTCGCAGCAGGGTCCGGTGTGGGTTCCATGACCCGCACGCTAGCGCCGCCGTGCGACAACGGGGGCGATACCGTTACCGACTACCCGGCCGTTTTCCCGTTGTCGGTCATGTAGACCGCGCCGTGCACCGCGGCCGCGGCATCGCTGGCCAAGAACGCGATCACCTCGGCGACGTCGCTGGGTGCGCTCATCCCGCGCGGCGAAGCCACCCGCATGATCAGGTTGACGTCGGCTCCCTCGGGAAGCTGGAAGTTGGTCACCTGCGGGGTCAGCATCCCGCCCGGGCAGATCGCGTTGACGCGTAGCTTTTCCGCGGTGAACTCCACGGCCAATGCCCGGGTGAGCCCGACGAGCCCGTGCTTGGCTGCGCAGTAGCCCGCCGAGTACGCCTGCCCTTCCACCCCGGCGATCGAGGCGACGTTGACGATATTGCCGGCGGTCTCCAGCAGGTGCGGCAGCGCCGCGCGGCACAGGAAGAACGGCCCGTTGAGGTTGACCGCCAGATCATGGGCCCACTCGTCGTCGGTGACGGCCTGCGTGTGGCGCATCTGATGGGCGCCGGCGACGTTGACCAGAACATCGAGGCGGCCGAACTGGGCGACGCATTGCTCGACCGCCGCAGCACAGGCTGCCGCGGTGCTGATGTCGGTGGGGGCGTACTGCCCGCCGGGAACGTCGGCGAACACTGTGGCAAGCCGCTCGGCGTCGCG
The window above is part of the Mycolicibacter sp. MU0102 genome. Proteins encoded here:
- a CDS encoding pyridoxamine 5'-phosphate oxidase family protein, producing MEPTPDPAATRPILPEGYGLPSSAEGLLSWSDVEQRLTASQHYWLSTVRPDGTPHSVPRWGVWLDGRFYYDGAPTTRHARNLQGNPACTLTLESGTQVVIVEGVSTATSADPEDLGARLATAFEKYHPQYAPGPDAWSGQDGGGLRMLIPRRALAWFAFPTDCTRFTF
- a CDS encoding SDR family NAD(P)-dependent oxidoreductase translates to MTDLSGKVALVTGASSGLGAATAQLFAARGATVFGLARDAERLATVFADVPGGQYAPTDISTAAACAAAVEQCVAQFGRLDVLVNVAGAHQMRHTQAVTDDEWAHDLAVNLNGPFFLCRAALPHLLETAGNIVNVASIAGVEGQAYSAGYCAAKHGLVGLTRALAVEFTAEKLRVNAICPGGMLTPQVTNFQLPEGADVNLIMRVASPRGMSAPSDVAEVIAFLASDAAAAVHGAVYMTDNGKTAG